One Salvia splendens isolate huo1 chromosome 1, SspV2, whole genome shotgun sequence genomic window, CTACAATATTCTTGGTTCCGTAGTGTATTACACTTGAGTTCAACTTGCATGTACTATTATATTGGAGTTCTATTAGTTAAGCTACGAAAATATCCAAATGACGATACATAAAATGCAAATGACAACCTTTAGGTTCCGGTTTTGACGATGCAAATCTGCGACAACACCTTGGAGTGCTTCAACTTCGGCGGTTTTGGAACGGACGCTCTCGTCAAGTGCGTCCTGCTTAGCAACTCTATCTCTCAATGCTCTTTGCACGTTGTCCCTATCCAGCTTCAATTTTTTAAAGAAGTACTCTTGATTCGGTGACAATGATGGATCAATCCAACGAAAGAATTTGCAATCGTCCTCCTTCCAGACTTGGCAACGATAGAAGCGTCGTCCGGGATTGGCATCCGTATTGGATGTCACCACATCAGCTTCAAGACCGTGATCACAAACGACTGCCTCAAACCTCGACCAAGTTCCTGCTCGAATTCTGGGAAGAAGTGGACATCCTGCACCAAAACCGCATTTGAACATTCATACCAGTCCATTCAACCAATACAAGTCTAAATTGCAAGTTCAACATTTATACAGAACCCTAACACCAATACAAGTCTAAATTGCAAATTCAACATCCGGGATGTCAACAGTCATGAACCTTAAATACACATTGCCAATTGCACATTCGAAATCGCCCAATCCAACCATAAATCGAGAACCACAAAATGGCGTATTCAAAATTGAACGCTAAACCCGGTAATACAAGCAAACCCTAAAATTGAAACCTAAATCGAACCCTAAAACAAACTAAATCAATCGCATCTTCAACGAAACGATCGAAGCCTAAAATTGAACCCTAAATCGAACCCTAAAATGAAACTATGCTCTTACCTTGTTAAGGGATTTCAAGGACAATCGGGATTGCAGCAGATTTGTAGGATGAATCGCGGTTTGATTATGAGAATCGACAATGGGTGCGGGTGGATGAATCGCGAGAGGGACTTTGAGTGTTTGATTTGGGGTTGAATTGTAGTGATGATTTTAACCTAATTTTGCATGTTAGTGGatgaaacgacgtcgttttatccACTAACATGCAAAATTAGGTTAAAATCATCACTACAATTCAACCCCAAATCAAACACTCAAAGTCCCTCTCGCGATTCATCCACCCGCACCCATTGTCGATTCTCATAATCAAAccaaacgacgtcgttttatccATAAGATACGACGTCGTTTCAAGATTTTCCGATACCAGACACGTCAACATTCAGGCATGCCACATAGGATTTTTAGTCGCCGGAAAACACAGGGTCAGGTCAATTTGGGAAATACCAGTGACCCggcaaagttggtgactttatacgccaattttaaagGTGAGAAAAACCGGAATTCGGACAAAGTtgatgacttttaaggcagttatccctttAATTAACTATATTAATCTCTAATGACAATTTAACAAGAACATACGCATTGTATGGAAATCTCCCTTGTTTCAACCATGCAAAAAAACATATTAGTGGCAgtcgaaaaacaaaaaaaaaacaaaaaaattctgAAAATATGTATAAACTGAACTATAAAAAGCTCTGTCCGACCTtgttgaaaagtaaaagaaTAGTGTAAACAAAATCATAACTTAATCATTTTGgctatatatatagtttttcAGCTTTTAAAAAATGTCACCACGTAAAATTGTCAGCATCTGATTCTTAAGTTAGCACGTTGGAGCCCGGCTTAACAGGAACAAATAAATGGCAACGAAGACGTATATATATTGAATTACAATGAGTTGTTTAAGGCAGATAGGTGGGAGTTGCACAATGCCAGTTTTTAATCTGCTACAACATTGTACAACCTTGCCTTCTTCTACCTCAATTCcccatcaaaataaataataaagcaGTTTAATTTATGGTGTAAACTCTATTAGCAAGATAGTTCTGTATTTGTAACTCAcatctcatttttttttttttggggggggggggggggggggggttagTGCAATTCAGACAAATGTTAGCTCATCCGATGTCGCAGTTTCTTCTAATTCAGTGGCGGCAAGAGCCTTCCGTAGCACCACCAGCTCTTCTCCCGCGTCGCATATGTAGGCAGACGCTTGCCTACCAGACAGTGTCGCTCCTTCCATGCTATCAATGTAATCCTGTTAGACCCAAAATGCCACAATATGAGATCATAACATTTGGAATTGTAGACGAGGCAAGCAACTCAGATCTCAACTTAATAAAGTTCGTCCGAGCTTGTTCATCGAAAGCTTGAGTTCTACACTAGTTAGCTCTTGGGCAACCTCATTTGATGAACTAGCTTGAAAATACCAAATACCAAAAACGAATTGTAAAATCCATCAAAGCACGATGAAAGAGGCCGACCTGTTTAGTGTAGGAGCCAGCCAGGAAGAAGTTCTTGATTGGTGTCTTCTGGTCAGGTCTGAATGGATCTTTACCGGGGCCTTCTCGATACAAGGACTGTGCAATTTTGACAACGGACGACCAGGTGACCTCCAGACCTTGGGCAGATGGGAACAGGTCCAAAACCTGATGTCAAGAAGTCATTATCAGCAGGGCCAACATGAATACAAATATAGGTGGTGGCTAaccaaaaaaatactataattaaaGCTTTTAGAAACAAATGGGATATGTCATAAAGCATAAATGACATTGTAGGTTAACAAGCCTCTAAGTTGAATCAGAGTTTCCCAGTATACTGCGAATCAACTCgtcaaatatgtgatttttttatttggaaGTGAAAATCATTACTAGAGGCTAAAATCATTTATAGCTTTTTCCTCAATATTCAAAGGTTTCATCTAGTCAACTAGTAGTGTTTCTCAGTTGAGCTGAGCAGTGGAAGTAAGGCCTTACCTGCTTTGATACTCTCTCTATGATTTCCTTGTTCGGTAGAGACATGTAAGGGTCTCCAGGAGTAAGTACACACCTATTAACAGACACAACGTAGTGACCAGGCAGAAACCATAAGAAAAAGATTAACTTGATTTACATTATTCCTGTGCTCAAAGAAGCAAACATAAACAGCATTTTCTTACTGAAGCAATGAGCCTTGGCCCTCAAGGTAATAATCAGCTGGTGACGACAGTGCAAGGTCAGAAAAACACGAAAAATCTGCATCCGGAGTGTAAAGTAGGTTGTCCAGGCCTGCAGCTTCCCTCAATTGCCTGACCACCTAACCGTTAAACCAAATTGACAGAAAAATAGATGCTCTTTGAAGAAACTATGAATGTTGTAGAAGTAGCTAATGCTCACCTTGAACGTTCCAAGTCCCTTAGCTCCGTAACCCAGCCATTATATCGCAGTTGCACAGTGACAACAGGTACTCCCACAAGTTTATAAATATTGTCAAAGAATTTCGAGTCCCTCCAGCTTTGGGGAAGCAATCTTTTAATTCCGGGAACATCACAAGCTGCAATCACAAAACTTTTTGTAGAGTTTATCCCCTCAAGatggaaaaagagaaaagagaaaagagaaaagagaaagaCTGGCAAGTCCATGCCCACTAACCTGCTACATAAGCATCGGCTTTTATGATTTGCTTTTGAGTAGCCTGCGCAATAATATACCAGTTAATAATCCTCATGCTGCAAGTACTAGAAACTTACAACAATATTGCATCATTACGTAAGGACACAACCCTAGGGTCATTAGTGTACAACATTCACGGTGATGCACGGAATGCCTATGCTGTAGTTCTGTATGATTACCAAGGTATTCATAAAAATACAGTGCATATGAACATGAACATTAATAGAAACACATATGATGGCTTTCCTAATTTCATCTCAAAGGATAACTCAAGAACAGAAAATATGCAATCTTAGTAATCACAACTTTTTCATTTAAATGTATCATGGTGAGCAGAGGGTGCCATGCCATTGCTTGATAACTGCACCCTTTATGGAGTCAGAAATCACTTAAACAAGAAGTTAGGACAGGTGAAAATAGATCGTCTGAATATAGATGCATGGACCTTGGATATGGCAAGCCCCTTTACATATACACCTCCATCAGCAGCTTTATCATAAAGGATTTCTCTGCATCCCCACCTCAAATGAAACCTGGGTTGCAGATGGATAATGAAGTTATTCGATAAACCAACCCAAGAACACTGGGTACATATAACTACCAGCATATAATTGTGGTCACCTGCCACCCTTTTCCAGGATATAGTTTTTGATTGGACCACTCAAATAAACATCTGGAGAACCTTTAAGCATGCGAAGAAGGGAGGCCTCGGTTTTAGTAGCAAAAAGTGAAAATATAGTGAGCATACAGCGTGCACTAATATTATCACAATCGATGAATCCCAGGGCATAAGCCACAGGATCCCACATCCTCTGGATGCTCTTGCGGGTCCCCCCTTTAGAAATGAACCAGTCCGAGAAGCTTATCTGTTGTAGTATATAGCAAAGCAATTACTAGAAgccaatatataaaagaaagGATAAACCTAATCTagcaacttaaattttaaaactaaagGATGAAACCCTTTCAAATTCCGCTTCACTGAATCCAGAATGAGATAGGCTCATATTACCAAACAAATAATGTATTCTACTTAATCCCTCTGATGTTtgtttctcattctctctaaaaAAATTATCACTCCTGTGCTCCTAATCCTACTCTTGATATGCAACTTCCTCACACACTCCACCAAGAAAATAGGAGCGAGAGTAAGGGAGAGAACACAAACATTGTCTAGATCACGTATGTTTCGCATAGCTCCATCTGGATCGACAAGAGCCCTTACAACTGGACTAAGGGCAAGAGCCACTGCATTTCTTGCTTTATCATAAGGCTGCACATAAAAGGGGAAACACATTACAGAGGTTTCTTCAAATTATAAGACAACAAAATACAGAAACAATAGTCATCTTTCTTATTCTACCTACTGTCTTCATGCTAGTTTCACTATGGTAATCTAGCTAAAATCTGAAAGTTGTTTTCAGCTTTTCACCAAGACAAGTGAGCGATGTGCAATGATCAAGGTAAAAAGAACCCAGATGAGATTCCAGTACCACTATGCCACACAATCCTAAACTATAATACTGTTCCTTCAGTGAAACAGACAGACATGCATTCAGCAAGAACTGGGTACCTCAAGCTGATTTGTTGTAAGGAATGCATTAATTCCATGAAGTGGCGCTCCAACTGGGAAGCGGAAATCAAGTTCTGCAATTtgagatgaaataaaataaaatatgcaaGGTTTTATACAATTACGTGATCCTCCAACTGCAAGCCAGTTTAAGCCCAAAATATGAACTGCCTGATTGATTTTTAAGCATATTGATCATACCGCCAATTTCACCGCCTTTGTTGACAAAAGTGTGAGTATGATCCTTCACAAGCAAATTTTTCTCAGCTCCAACCTGTGAAAATTTGGTAACAAATTATTAGATCACTACATAGAACATGATTACCTAACCTATATGTAATTTCAGGAAAATTCACTTCACATATATTTAAACAGCCTATGTCTAATTTAGCTCGTTACACGAGAAAATCAACACCTATGTTTTTCCAACAACGAGGAGCAAGTTGAGCTTACCTTTTTCAATAAACGAAACAGATTATTGTAGCATCCGAAGAAAACATGCAGTCCCATTTCAATGTGATTTCCCTTCTTGTCTACAAAAGAACCAACTTTTCCACCAATGAAAGACCTCGAATCATATATATCTACCTGCATTTGTATCCATAGCTCATCAAACAATACATACAACTATATTACCTATAACAAAAGTATGCATACTGACAAAGTGAAGAGCATATTGGTTATCAAGGCAGCAATTTACCTCATGACCTTGGTCCAAAAGCTCCactgcagtcgacatgccagcAAGCCCCGCTCCGATAATCGCCACTTTTAGCTTAGGGCCGCGGTAATGCTCAGGTTCCGGTGGAAATAAACCTTTTGGAGCTGCAAGGCAAAGAATCCCCGTTTATTTCCAGAAGGATAACTCTTcccaaactcatccaaaattagaaagtatgacaagaacaaaaataacaaaataaataaatacagatAGGAAGAGAGAGGGGGGATTGGTTGCTTTTCAATTTAGAAATGAGAAATCCAATGAACTTAGTCTAAAATGAATGACAAAAACTAGAATCAAGCAATTCCcacataataaaattaaaaccaattCACAAGAAGCGAAGCGATCAGAATCAGCAGCTCGATTTCACCTACCATTAGTCCTCATGTCGGAGACATTGGAGTCCAAATCAGAGCGGATTGTGAGCCTACGAAATCTGTTGAGCTGTTTGGAAGATGAGGCAATACGGAAATCCGGGCGGCTCCCATTTGCCGGAAGGCAAATAGAAGCGGAAGCAGCAGCCATGCACCAACTCTTGTTTGAAGTTGAATTGAGTTGAGAAAAGATTATCAAAAGGAAGAGGGGTGAAAGGATTAGGCAGTGGGTTATTTATTGGGGCTATCTGAGAGAAGTAGATGCTGACGATGATGAAATTTGTCTTGATTCCAAACCCATTTTTGAGCTCTGCTAATTTTCTTGTTGGAATTAAACCAAATCGCCGTTTATTTATTTCGATGGCTGAATTAGCTGCACGTCGTTTCCACTTTCCATTGCCAAAATACAGAGTGCACCCAACAGCGATGAACacacaataaatattttatattaatttattgtgATGGCCTTTTATTTTACAGCATTGCGCATCATAAATTTGCCGCAAATATTTAAGATACTACTAACtccatataaaaaaatactcctatctcataaaaaaaacatttgcaAAGACTAATTTTAATAGAtaatctaaaatagaaaaatatactTACTCCATTCATCCCCGTATAAATTTGGGACTCATATGCATAAATGGCGTGAGTAATGGAATGTGATCATGGTAGCCCTTTGGCTTTTCACCTCTTATAACCTtaattatcttaattttattgtttaagGTGTGCCTTTCTATATTCTCATTTTATGCCTATAAAAGGCTTAGATTTGTATATGGAATACACACCACTAAAATTCTCCCTAATTTCTCAATCGCTCGACATTTTATTGCGTATTTTAGGAGCACTGTATTGCTTGATTTTTGGAGTTTCATTAAATTTTTCAGTGCGTAGCGGTTTTGAAGTGTTTCTACATGCTAGgagaaattcattttatttttggagaTAATACGTCAATCCTAGAGCACTAGCACAACATAATTTATCTTGAAGAAAGATgactttcctcgactcgacttataattTGTatcttttttaaattattttcattgtaattttcattcctcttatgattgtttttttttcaattgtaatagttagagcaTCACTTGTATATGGTTGAAGAATTTTATCTAAATATTTCTAACAGTTCTTAAGAGAATTGGGACATCCCTAAAACATGTTCATCTTTAAAATTGAGAAAGTGAAAAAGTTTTACTAATATTTAACTTTTGATAATTAGGGAAGGAAAAGTGGAAATGTTAAGGGAACTAGTATCACGCGCCGTGCGATGCACGGgccattttaatttcttcatatttatttcattatgcgaaataaaatttctgaaatgataaacaaaagaatattcgacgtcctcttactttggattatactttttcaatcacattaaccccacatggCCACATAAGTGCGTTTAAATACTAACTTTtctttaaaatgtcaatacgatcacattaaaatttcaacacatatttgtgttgacgtTTTAATAAACCGTCTTGACATTtcaatatcagacttaaaattaaatcactttttaattctgtgaaaatatgaattaatcgttcagttataactgcaggagcaagttacgttgcaataatttaagattgcactggtgagacacttcctagtcgagcttcatttcattgcaatatagtgaccttatacactaaaaacccaaaccttgaaacctaaatcctaaacccttaactttaaaatatacttatcatgaccaacaaatgagccaaatatcaataaaattctccctccgtcccatttcaattttactttgttgatcacttattctattttgggggttttagatctgtattcgatatcttacattgggtcggcctacttgataatccttactgataGTAGAGGTTTTTTTTACCTGAATCTTGGCTATAAATCTGATTATATGCTCATATCAAGAAagtgaaattttaattaaaaaaacatgatgacattctatttttttttaaatttttgtgcaaatctatacatatataaaagagagTTTTAGATCAATAAGAGTGGCTCGATCGACACATTTGAATCATAAACCATAAACACTAAACTTTGAACTCTAAACCATAAAtactaaaccctgaaccctattAGCTTCTAGATTTGAGATCAATTAGAATGGCTCGATACACTTGAACACTAAACCATTAATCATAAACCCTAAACGCTAAACATTGAACCATGGATCTAAA contains:
- the LOC121799747 gene encoding zeta-carotene desaturase, chloroplastic/chromoplastic, producing the protein MAAASASICLPANGSRPDFRIASSSKQLNRFRRLTIRSDLDSNVSDMRTNAPKGLFPPEPEHYRGPKLKVAIIGAGLAGMSTAVELLDQGHEVDIYDSRSFIGGKVGSFVDKKGNHIEMGLHVFFGCYNNLFRLLKKVGAEKNLLVKDHTHTFVNKGGEIGELDFRFPVGAPLHGINAFLTTNQLEPYDKARNAVALALSPVVRALVDPDGAMRNIRDLDNISFSDWFISKGGTRKSIQRMWDPVAYALGFIDCDNISARCMLTIFSLFATKTEASLLRMLKGSPDVYLSGPIKNYILEKGGRFHLRWGCREILYDKAADGGVYVKGLAISKATQKQIIKADAYVAACDVPGIKRLLPQSWRDSKFFDNIYKLVGVPVVTVQLRYNGWVTELRDLERSRQLREAAGLDNLLYTPDADFSCFSDLALSSPADYYLEGQGSLLQCVLTPGDPYMSLPNKEIIERVSKQVLDLFPSAQGLEVTWSSVVKIAQSLYREGPGKDPFRPDQKTPIKNFFLAGSYTKQDYIDSMEGATLSGRQASAYICDAGEELVVLRKALAATELEETATSDELTFV